The stretch of DNA ACTCCGGGGTCAGCAGGTAGTCGCCGAGACCGCTGGTGTGGTTGAGGAGCATCCGCACGGTGATGTCCTTACCGCCGGGGACCACACCGGGCAGCCACTTCTCCGCCGAGTCGTCCAGGCTCACCTTGTGGCGCGCGACCTCCTTCAGGATCAGTGTGGCCGTCATCGTCTTGGTGTTGGACGCGACTCTGAACTGGTCGCCGGCCGCGAGGTGGTGGTCCTTCCTCGTCCAGGCGGTCTGCCGCGCGATTTCCAGCGGCTTGCCCGTGCCCTTGTCGATACGGACGACGACTCCGAGTGACCCCGTGTCCGCGGCCCGCTGCGCGAGGGCGGCCAGCCGCTCGCCGGCCGACTGCCGCTCGGCCGACACCTCCGCGGAGGCGTGCGTCTTCGTGTCCGCGTCCGCCTCCGAGCAGCTCACGAGCGCCCCGCCCAGACCCGCCGCGAGGGCGACGGCCAGTGCCCCGTGCAGGGCGCGGCGGCGAGACGGTGTGCGTACAGACATGACAGTTCCCTTCGAAGGACAGCTACTCGGCGCGGCGACCCCGGGGCTTCCCGGCCGGGTCGCCGCACAAGAACCATTCAGCCAGCGGGGCCCCTGCCACACATCGCTCGTTGGCGGGCCTTCCCTGGACCTCGGGTCACTCCGAGGAGTGACGTGGAGCGACGTGGAGCGACAGGGCGGTCCGCACGCCGTCCGGGCTCTGTCGGGGCTCTGTTCGGGCGTCGTCCGAGCGTCGTGCGAGCGTTGTCCGGGCGTTGTCCGAGCGTCGTGCGGGCGTTGTCCGGGCGTTGTCCGAGCGCTGTCCGGGAAGGATCAGGCAAGCGTGTTCCTGGCCAGTACCGCCGCCTGGGCCCGGCTCTGACAGCCGGTCTTCGCGAGCAGGCGGCTGACGTGTGTCTTGACCGTGTGCAGGCTCACCACGAGCCGGGCGGCGATCTCGGCGTTGCTCAGCCCGTCCCCGACCAGCCGCAGCACATCACGCTCACGGGCGGTCAGCTCCCGCAGCCGGGCCATCTCGCCGTCGTCGGGCCGCTGCCGCGTACGCAGATGCCCCTCGATGATCCTGCGGGTCACCGCGGGGCTCAGTGCGCTGTGCCCGGAAGCCGCCGCCCGTACCGCCCCGGTCAGCTCCTCGTAGGCACTGTTCTTCAGCATGAACCCCGCGGCCCCGGCGGCCAGCGCGTCGTCGACGTACTCATCGAGGTCGAACGTCGTCAGCATCAGCACCTGGCTCCGACCGGGGCCGAGCAGCCCGCGGCGGCCCAGTTCCGCCAGCGCCCACAGCCCGTCCCGCCGGGGCATGCGGATG from Streptomyces tsukubensis encodes:
- a CDS encoding response regulator: MSEPISVLVVDDEPIIRAGLSAILDSQSDLTVVGTADNGEAAVETCARLKPDVLLLDIRMPRRDGLWALAELGRRGLLGPGRSQVLMLTTFDLDEYVDDALAAGAAGFMLKNSAYEELTGAVRAAASGHSALSPAVTRRIIEGHLRTRQRPDDGEMARLRELTARERDVLRLVGDGLSNAEIAARLVVSLHTVKTHVSRLLAKTGCQSRAQAAVLARNTLA